The following are from one region of the Cystobacter fuscus DSM 2262 genome:
- a CDS encoding SRPBCC family protein → MIKRISLALGVAVVGFASLVASRPSAYRTERVRTFAAPAEIPFALVNDLHRWRLWSPWDALEPGMKRHFDGPIAGPEAVYTWAGNAQAGKGRVTVLESRPHEFIRVRFERLAPRPSTSTLDFSFQPTTGGVLLHWSQEGQLSWLDKVRFLFTDMEARRGEELDQGLKALVAVSETEANNRRERDALIKARSEEKAQQAPPAPSP, encoded by the coding sequence ATGATCAAGCGGATTTCTCTCGCACTGGGAGTGGCGGTGGTGGGTTTCGCCTCCCTGGTGGCTTCTCGGCCCTCGGCCTACCGGACCGAACGCGTCAGGACCTTCGCCGCGCCCGCCGAGATTCCCTTCGCCCTGGTGAATGATCTGCACCGCTGGCGCCTGTGGTCCCCCTGGGACGCGCTCGAGCCGGGCATGAAGCGCCACTTCGACGGGCCCATCGCGGGCCCCGAGGCCGTCTACACCTGGGCGGGCAACGCACAGGCGGGCAAGGGGCGCGTGACCGTGCTGGAGAGCCGGCCCCACGAGTTCATCCGCGTGCGCTTCGAGCGCCTCGCGCCCCGGCCCTCCACGAGCACGCTCGACTTCTCCTTCCAACCCACCACCGGGGGCGTGCTGCTGCACTGGAGCCAGGAGGGGCAACTGTCCTGGCTGGACAAGGTCCGGTTCCTGTTCACCGATATGGAGGCGCGGCGGGGCGAGGAGCTCGACCAGGGATTGAAGGCCCTCGTCGCGGTGTCCGAGACCGAGGCGAACAACCGGCGCGAGCGGGACGCGTTGATCAAGGCGCGCTCCGAGGAGAAGGCCCAACAGGCCCCACCCGCCCCATCACCCTAA
- a CDS encoding TonB-dependent receptor, with the protein MTRRSNLRRSGLLVLALFLTGSGALAQGTSVILGTVTDAATREPVVDVVVTATSPNLQGEQTVVTDSQGQYRIPQLPPGVYALRFDKEAYKPLSRESINLRLDYSVRVNVELLPEAFGEEIAVVAQAPTVDIGSAATGVNVSADFLRNIAVVSPSGKGAASRSFEALAELAPGANADTYGVSIGGATSPENQYIIDGVSVNDPGFGINGAPLSVEFMGEVNVISGGYLPEYGRSTGGVVNAVTKSGSNEFHGSVFGNVTPGALASRGTEILQEAGTISGRAALWNLADVGFEVGGPLLEDRLWFFAGMAPSFSRYQLERNLNAQVLDANGQPQVDERGFIRTERIPGTQRDYFADQRNFQFIGKLTYLLNQDHNVSVTVTGTPSSAGGEGRFAISERTGLPEVELISGQPSALATQRIANALDTSLKWSSAFLDKRLLFNATLGWHHQEGAVLPSDGSPVGSSIGYAGIANTTWQRSTDAAGRPNPHSVTEFETLPDPSVCLVPDAPGGTRCPVLNYLTGGPGRLDDTRLDRYQGKLIGTLLLQGAGQHVIKAGMDLEFMRYDHVRAASGRTVLMESEDGAYFYDYRQFGYLVAPDQVDIEQSQQRVSASNSVGGFLQDSWSLFDVATLNVGVRYDAQYLMGGGNLALVLANQWSPRLGVIVDPTRSGKAKVYANYARYYESVPLDLVDRSFPGEPGLRSNKSSTSCDPRDPAQQQGVCNTDQARLPFTGDLDANRLWETMGAGATIVDPSLQPSSTDEFVVGGEYELLPNARVGATYTRRTLNIAIEDMSRDNGATFFIGNPGLGFARDFAPYKPQRDYDAVTLFFQKNFADQWLAQASYTWSSLRGNYEGLFRSDTGQLDPNINSDFDLVSLLPNRSGPLPADRTHQLKVFGAREFALRPNLSLNLGASYRTSSGTPYSYLGAHDDYGAGESFILPRGAAGRLPWSHRVDGRVALNYRLSRELTASFSVDVFNLFNFQAPVAYDQNYTYSPVLPIEGGQKADLATKLVGPDGEPIEAASLNKNFGKPTAYQSPRSVRFGARLSF; encoded by the coding sequence ATGACAAGAAGAAGCAACCTCCGGCGCTCCGGCCTGCTCGTGCTCGCCCTGTTCCTGACGGGAAGTGGTGCCCTCGCCCAGGGAACCTCGGTGATCCTCGGTACGGTGACGGACGCGGCCACGCGCGAGCCCGTCGTGGACGTGGTGGTGACCGCCACCTCGCCCAACCTCCAGGGAGAGCAGACGGTCGTCACCGACAGCCAGGGCCAGTACCGCATTCCCCAGCTTCCACCCGGGGTGTATGCGCTGCGCTTCGACAAGGAGGCCTACAAGCCCCTGTCGAGAGAGAGCATCAACCTGCGTCTGGACTACTCGGTCCGCGTCAACGTGGAGCTGCTACCCGAGGCGTTTGGAGAAGAAATCGCCGTGGTGGCCCAGGCGCCCACCGTGGACATCGGCTCGGCGGCCACCGGGGTGAACGTCAGCGCGGACTTCCTGCGCAACATCGCGGTCGTCTCGCCCTCCGGCAAGGGTGCCGCCTCGCGCTCCTTCGAGGCCCTGGCGGAGCTGGCCCCGGGAGCCAACGCGGACACCTATGGTGTGTCCATTGGCGGCGCCACCTCTCCGGAGAACCAGTACATCATCGATGGCGTGTCGGTGAACGATCCCGGCTTCGGCATCAACGGCGCCCCCCTGAGCGTGGAGTTCATGGGCGAGGTGAACGTCATCAGCGGCGGCTACCTGCCCGAGTACGGCCGCTCGACGGGCGGCGTGGTCAACGCGGTGACGAAGTCGGGCTCCAATGAGTTTCATGGCTCGGTGTTCGGCAACGTCACGCCGGGCGCGCTGGCCTCCCGCGGCACGGAAATCCTCCAGGAGGCGGGCACCATCTCTGGCCGGGCGGCGTTGTGGAACCTGGCGGACGTGGGCTTCGAGGTGGGCGGCCCCCTCCTCGAGGACAGGCTCTGGTTCTTCGCCGGCATGGCGCCCTCCTTCTCCCGTTACCAATTGGAGCGCAACCTCAACGCCCAGGTCCTGGACGCCAACGGCCAGCCCCAGGTGGACGAGCGGGGCTTCATCCGGACCGAGCGCATCCCGGGCACCCAGCGCGACTACTTCGCGGACCAGCGCAACTTCCAGTTCATCGGCAAGCTCACCTACCTGCTCAACCAGGATCACAACGTCAGCGTGACGGTGACGGGCACGCCCTCGTCCGCGGGCGGAGAGGGCCGCTTCGCCATCAGTGAGCGCACGGGTCTGCCGGAAGTGGAACTCATCTCGGGGCAGCCAAGTGCCCTCGCCACACAGCGCATCGCCAACGCCCTGGACACGAGCCTCAAGTGGTCCTCGGCCTTCCTGGACAAGCGATTGCTCTTCAACGCCACCCTCGGGTGGCACCACCAGGAGGGGGCCGTGCTCCCCTCGGATGGCTCCCCCGTGGGCAGTTCCATCGGGTACGCGGGCATCGCCAACACGACGTGGCAGCGGAGCACCGACGCGGCGGGACGCCCGAATCCGCACTCCGTCACCGAGTTCGAGACCCTGCCGGATCCCTCCGTCTGTCTCGTGCCCGATGCCCCCGGAGGCACGCGCTGTCCCGTGCTCAACTACCTGACGGGCGGTCCCGGCCGGCTCGACGACACCCGGTTGGATCGCTACCAGGGCAAGCTCATCGGTACCCTGCTGCTCCAGGGCGCGGGGCAGCACGTCATCAAGGCCGGCATGGATCTGGAATTCATGCGCTACGATCACGTCCGCGCCGCGAGCGGCAGGACCGTGCTCATGGAGTCCGAGGACGGGGCCTACTTCTACGACTACCGCCAGTTCGGCTACCTGGTCGCTCCGGACCAGGTGGACATCGAGCAATCCCAGCAGCGGGTGTCGGCCTCCAACTCCGTCGGCGGCTTCCTCCAGGACAGCTGGAGCCTGTTCGACGTGGCCACGCTCAACGTGGGGGTGCGCTATGACGCCCAATACCTCATGGGTGGCGGCAACCTGGCTCTGGTGCTGGCCAACCAGTGGTCTCCGCGGCTGGGGGTGATCGTCGATCCCACCCGGTCCGGCAAGGCCAAGGTCTACGCCAACTACGCCCGTTACTATGAAAGCGTCCCGCTGGATCTCGTGGACCGCTCGTTCCCGGGCGAGCCCGGCTTGCGCTCGAACAAGAGCTCCACCTCCTGCGATCCCCGGGATCCGGCGCAGCAACAGGGTGTCTGCAACACCGACCAGGCCCGGCTCCCCTTCACGGGCGACCTGGACGCCAACCGGCTGTGGGAGACCATGGGCGCGGGTGCCACCATCGTGGATCCCTCCCTCCAGCCCTCGTCCACCGACGAGTTCGTGGTGGGTGGCGAGTACGAGCTCCTGCCCAACGCGCGCGTGGGAGCGACCTACACCCGGCGCACCCTCAACATCGCCATCGAGGACATGAGCCGGGACAACGGGGCCACCTTTTTCATTGGCAACCCGGGGCTCGGGTTCGCCCGGGACTTCGCCCCCTACAAGCCCCAGCGCGACTACGACGCCGTCACGCTCTTCTTCCAGAAGAACTTCGCCGACCAGTGGCTCGCCCAGGCCAGCTACACGTGGTCCTCCCTGCGCGGCAACTACGAGGGTCTGTTCCGCTCGGACACCGGCCAGTTGGATCCCAACATCAACTCCGACTTCGACCTCGTCTCCCTGCTGCCCAACCGCTCCGGGCCACTGCCCGCCGACCGTACCCACCAGCTCAAGGTCTTCGGCGCGCGGGAGTTCGCCCTGCGCCCCAACCTGAGCCTCAACCTCGGCGCGTCCTATCGGACGTCCTCGGGCACGCCCTACAGCTATCTCGGCGCGCATGATGACTACGGCGCGGGAGAGTCCTTCATCCTGCCGCGCGGCGCCGCGGGCCGCCTGCCCTGGTCGCACCGCGTCGACGGCCGCGTGGCGCTCAACTACCGGCTGTCCCGCGAGCTCACCGCGTCGTTCAGCGTGGATGTCTTCAACCTCTTCAACTTCCAGGCCCCCGTCGCGTACGACCAGAACTACACGTACTCGCCCGTGCTCCCCATCGAGGGCGGCCAGAAGGCCGATCTGGCGACGAAGCTGGTGGGACCCGACGGCGAGCCGATCGAGGCCGCGAGCCTCAACAAGAACTTCGGCAAGCCCACGGCCTACCAGTCTCCGCGTTCCGTGCGCTTCGGCGCCCGGCTGTCCTTCTAG
- a CDS encoding tetratricopeptide repeat protein, whose product MQGIWRAVWLSFLLGACAEKPAPPAAQDKSAAALAAQDAACPGGTVKGCVEAGAEAERKGEVTRAVELYTRGCEAGVARVCNVLGTLVWQGRGVSADPARAYSLYMRACEGGDAAGCFSAAICHRTGACAEKNDAEATKLLRRACEGGDSRACANLGGR is encoded by the coding sequence ATGCAAGGCATTTGGAGGGCGGTGTGGCTGTCGTTCCTGCTGGGGGCCTGCGCGGAGAAGCCCGCGCCGCCCGCCGCGCAGGACAAGAGCGCGGCGGCGCTGGCGGCGCAGGACGCGGCCTGCCCGGGCGGGACGGTGAAGGGATGTGTGGAAGCGGGCGCCGAGGCCGAGCGCAAGGGCGAGGTGACGCGCGCCGTCGAGCTGTACACACGCGGCTGCGAGGCGGGCGTGGCCCGGGTGTGCAATGTGTTGGGGACGCTCGTCTGGCAGGGGCGCGGCGTGAGCGCGGATCCCGCGCGTGCCTATTCCCTCTACATGCGGGCGTGTGAGGGGGGCGACGCGGCGGGCTGCTTCAGCGCCGCCATCTGCCACCGCACGGGCGCGTGCGCCGAGAAGAACGACGCCGAGGCCACGAAGCTGTTGCGGCGCGCCTGTGAGGGGGGGGACTCCCGCGCCTGCGCCAATCTGGGTGGACGCTGA
- a CDS encoding L-serine ammonia-lyase: MSLSVFDMFSIGIGPSSSHTVGPMRAARQFVETVAREAGGLDGVDSVKVELFGSLGHTGKGHGSDVAVILGLEGERPEEVDCDAVPARISGVVESARLKLLGQQPVKFKPSEDIVFHKRQSLPRHPNGMRFTAGLARRGESITRSYYSVGGGFVVNDDGTAAPSAGVREASLPYPFKTGAELLALCQQHGLSISTLMMENEKALRSEAQVRAGLLRIWEVMQACVKRGCEREGLLPGGLKVKRRAAAIHRKLKGDMRGADPLMAMDWVNLYALAVNEENAAGGRVVTAPTNGAAGIVPAVLHYYRRFVPNADDEGAVRFLLAAGAIGMLYKLNASISGAEVGCQGEVGVACSMAAAALAEVMGGTPEQVENAAEIGMEHNLGLTCDPIGGLVQVPCIERNAMGSIKAINAARLALQGDGKHKVSLDKVISTMRQTGADMMTKYKETARGGLAVNIIEC, translated from the coding sequence TTGTCACTCAGTGTGTTCGACATGTTCAGCATTGGTATTGGCCCCTCGAGTTCCCACACCGTGGGGCCGATGCGTGCGGCACGTCAGTTCGTGGAGACCGTCGCGCGGGAGGCTGGAGGCCTGGACGGAGTCGACTCCGTGAAGGTGGAGCTCTTCGGCTCGTTGGGACACACCGGCAAGGGTCACGGCAGTGACGTCGCGGTCATCCTCGGGCTGGAGGGCGAGCGCCCCGAGGAGGTCGACTGCGACGCCGTCCCCGCTCGCATCTCCGGCGTGGTGGAGAGCGCGCGGTTGAAGCTGCTCGGCCAGCAGCCGGTGAAGTTCAAGCCCTCCGAGGACATCGTCTTCCACAAGCGGCAGTCGCTGCCGCGCCACCCCAATGGCATGCGCTTCACCGCGGGGCTCGCCCGGCGCGGCGAGTCCATCACCCGCTCCTATTATTCGGTGGGCGGAGGCTTCGTCGTGAATGACGACGGCACCGCGGCCCCCTCGGCGGGCGTGCGCGAGGCGAGCCTGCCCTACCCCTTCAAGACGGGCGCGGAGCTGCTCGCGCTCTGCCAGCAGCACGGGCTGAGCATCAGCACGTTGATGATGGAGAACGAGAAGGCGCTGCGCTCCGAGGCCCAGGTGCGCGCGGGCCTGTTGCGCATCTGGGAGGTCATGCAGGCGTGCGTCAAGCGCGGCTGCGAGCGCGAGGGTCTGCTGCCGGGCGGGCTCAAGGTGAAGCGCCGCGCGGCGGCCATCCACCGCAAGCTCAAGGGGGACATGCGCGGCGCGGATCCGCTCATGGCCATGGACTGGGTGAACCTCTACGCGCTCGCGGTGAACGAGGAGAACGCGGCGGGAGGGCGCGTGGTGACGGCGCCCACCAATGGCGCGGCGGGCATCGTGCCGGCGGTGCTCCACTACTACCGGCGCTTCGTGCCGAACGCGGACGACGAGGGGGCCGTCCGCTTCCTGCTCGCCGCGGGAGCCATCGGCATGCTCTACAAGCTCAACGCCTCCATCTCCGGCGCCGAGGTGGGCTGCCAGGGCGAGGTCGGCGTGGCGTGCTCCATGGCGGCCGCGGCGCTCGCCGAGGTGATGGGCGGCACGCCCGAGCAGGTGGAGAACGCGGCGGAGATCGGCATGGAGCACAACCTGGGCCTCACGTGTGATCCCATCGGCGGGCTCGTCCAGGTGCCCTGCATCGAGCGCAACGCCATGGGCTCCATCAAGGCCATCAACGCCGCGCGGCTGGCGCTCCAGGGAGATGGCAAGCACAAGGTCTCCCTCGACAAGGTCATCTCGACGATGCGCCAGACGGGCGCGGACATGATGACCAAGTACAAGGAGACCGCTCGCGGCGGCCTCGCCGTGAACATCATCGAGTGCTGA
- a CDS encoding hybrid sensor histidine kinase/response regulator produces MDAWPESLKALVRTMLSSRYPMILTWGPSFLQFYNDAYSKLIGDKHPAALGLDIRVTMAEAWDTLGPMIHQVMATGVANWTPALMLLLERSGYREESYFSVSHSPAEDDTGRIVGMFAVCSEVTQQLLGERRLRLLRDLASRAAVTRSVAKTCEEVVTAIAEHPLDVPFALLYLRDPDGKGFTRHGVIGLEENAAACPLRVEGRDGEPVWPLARAAEGETVLVEDVERRVTLTGGPFEDPVRTAVVMPVAAAGQSAPLGVLVTGLSPNRALDEGYRSFLELLVGQVSVALRNARAHEEERRRAEALAELDRAKTAFFSNISHEFRTPLTLMLGPTQDLLTGRAGPLPEAIRTELEALHRNAGRLLRLVNTLLDFSRLEAGRMEASFAPADFSTLCADLAGTFRSAVERAGLQLLVSCPPLSQPVYLDGELWEKVVLNLVSNAFKFTHKGSILVRTFERDGCAVLEVRDTGTGIPAVELPRLFERFHRVKDAHARTHEGSGIGLALVHELVGLHGGRVKVDSIEGQGATFTVEVPLGFAHLPEERVRATRVLPSTATGAGPYVEEALRWSVQELAEAPPVAPEPNRPRARVLLADDNADVRDYLHRVLSAGFEVQTVADGQAALEVALAHPPDLVISDVMMPRLDGVGLLRALRAAPHTKELPILLLSARAGEEATLEGLESGADDYLVKPFSARELLTRVRAHLERARMRREVARERAQVEHLLEAVRARDDFLSVASHELKTPLTIFQLQIGAIERSLNASSQPGIGERLDTARRSARRLAGLIETLLDVSQLTTGRMQLSRAQVELGELVRGVVLAHQGEARRQGCTVRLQLEGSLEGFFDRERMEQVFHHLLSNALKFGAGHPVDVTLREEGGGVTLSVVDHGIGIPAVDRQRVFERFERAVPVRNYGGLGLGLWVIRQVVEAHHGHIRIEETPGGGATFHVHVPRHGPLAPSGLSASEVPGGKGRDVVN; encoded by the coding sequence ATGGACGCCTGGCCCGAGAGCTTGAAGGCCCTGGTGCGCACGATGCTCTCGTCGCGCTACCCCATGATCCTCACGTGGGGGCCGTCCTTCCTCCAGTTCTACAACGATGCCTACTCGAAGCTGATCGGCGACAAGCACCCGGCGGCGCTGGGGCTCGACATCCGCGTCACCATGGCCGAGGCGTGGGACACGCTCGGGCCGATGATCCACCAGGTGATGGCCACCGGCGTGGCGAACTGGACGCCCGCCCTGATGCTCCTGCTGGAGCGCTCGGGCTACCGCGAGGAGTCCTATTTCAGCGTCTCGCATTCCCCCGCCGAGGATGACACGGGGCGCATCGTCGGCATGTTCGCCGTCTGCAGCGAGGTGACCCAGCAGCTGCTCGGGGAGCGGAGGCTGCGGCTCCTGAGGGATCTGGCCTCCCGGGCGGCGGTGACCCGGAGCGTCGCGAAGACCTGCGAGGAGGTCGTCACCGCCATCGCCGAGCACCCCCTGGATGTGCCCTTCGCGCTGCTGTACCTGCGCGATCCGGACGGCAAGGGGTTCACCCGTCACGGCGTCATTGGCCTGGAGGAGAACGCGGCGGCGTGTCCGCTCCGGGTGGAGGGCAGGGACGGCGAGCCGGTGTGGCCCCTGGCCCGCGCCGCCGAGGGCGAGACGGTGCTCGTCGAGGACGTGGAGCGCCGCGTCACGCTGACGGGGGGCCCGTTCGAGGATCCGGTCCGCACGGCGGTGGTGATGCCGGTGGCCGCCGCGGGCCAGAGCGCTCCGCTGGGCGTGCTCGTGACGGGGCTCAGCCCCAATCGGGCGCTCGACGAGGGCTACCGCTCCTTCCTCGAGCTGCTGGTGGGCCAGGTGTCGGTGGCGCTGCGCAATGCCCGCGCCCACGAGGAGGAGCGTCGGCGCGCGGAGGCCCTGGCGGAGCTCGATCGCGCCAAGACGGCCTTCTTCAGCAACATCAGCCACGAGTTCCGCACGCCCCTGACGTTGATGCTGGGGCCCACGCAGGATCTGCTCACCGGGCGAGCGGGCCCGCTGCCCGAGGCGATCCGCACCGAGCTGGAGGCGCTCCACCGCAACGCGGGGCGGCTGCTGCGGCTCGTCAACACGTTGCTGGACTTCTCCCGGTTGGAGGCGGGGCGGATGGAGGCCAGCTTCGCTCCCGCCGACTTCTCCACGCTCTGCGCGGACCTCGCGGGCACCTTCCGCTCGGCGGTGGAGCGCGCGGGGCTCCAGCTCCTCGTGAGCTGCCCGCCGTTGTCCCAGCCCGTCTATCTGGATGGCGAGCTCTGGGAGAAGGTCGTCCTCAACCTCGTCTCCAACGCCTTCAAGTTCACCCACAAGGGGAGCATCTTGGTGCGCACCTTCGAGCGGGACGGGTGCGCCGTCCTCGAGGTGCGCGACACGGGAACGGGCATCCCGGCCGTGGAGCTGCCGCGCCTCTTCGAGCGCTTCCACCGGGTGAAGGACGCGCATGCCCGGACGCACGAGGGCTCGGGCATCGGGCTCGCGCTGGTGCACGAGTTGGTGGGGCTTCACGGAGGACGGGTGAAGGTGGACAGCATCGAGGGTCAGGGAGCGACGTTCACCGTCGAGGTGCCCCTGGGCTTCGCGCACCTGCCCGAGGAGCGGGTTCGCGCCACGCGGGTGCTGCCCTCCACCGCGACCGGTGCCGGCCCCTACGTCGAGGAGGCGCTGCGTTGGTCCGTCCAGGAGCTCGCCGAGGCACCGCCCGTCGCGCCCGAGCCGAACCGGCCTCGCGCCCGGGTGCTCCTCGCGGACGACAACGCGGACGTACGCGACTACCTCCACCGGGTGCTGTCCGCCGGGTTCGAGGTGCAGACGGTGGCGGATGGCCAGGCGGCCCTGGAAGTGGCCCTGGCCCACCCGCCCGATCTCGTCATCTCCGACGTGATGATGCCCCGGCTGGATGGTGTGGGGCTCTTGCGTGCCCTGCGTGCCGCTCCCCATACCAAGGAGCTGCCCATCCTCCTGCTGTCGGCCCGCGCCGGGGAAGAGGCCACGCTCGAGGGCCTCGAGTCCGGAGCGGATGACTACCTCGTCAAGCCCTTCTCCGCCCGGGAGTTGCTCACCCGGGTGCGTGCCCACCTCGAGCGCGCGCGCATGCGCCGGGAGGTGGCCCGGGAACGGGCCCAGGTGGAGCACCTCCTGGAGGCCGTGCGGGCCCGGGACGACTTCCTGTCCGTGGCCTCCCATGAGCTGAAGACACCGCTCACCATCTTCCAGCTCCAGATTGGCGCCATCGAGCGGAGCCTGAACGCGTCCTCCCAGCCCGGGATTGGCGAGCGGTTGGACACGGCGCGCCGCTCCGCGCGCCGGCTGGCCGGGCTCATCGAGACGTTGCTGGACGTGTCGCAGCTCACCACGGGCCGCATGCAACTGTCGCGGGCCCAGGTGGAGCTGGGAGAGCTCGTGCGCGGCGTGGTGCTCGCCCACCAGGGCGAGGCCCGGCGGCAGGGCTGCACGGTGCGGCTCCAGCTCGAGGGCTCCCTGGAGGGCTTCTTCGATCGGGAGCGCATGGAGCAGGTGTTCCACCACCTGCTGTCCAATGCCTTGAAGTTCGGCGCGGGCCACCCCGTGGACGTCACCCTGCGCGAGGAAGGCGGGGGGGTGACGCTCTCGGTCGTCGACCATGGCATCGGCATCCCGGCGGTCGACCGACAGCGCGTCTTCGAGCGGTTCGAGCGGGCCGTGCCAGTGCGCAACTACGGCGGCCTCGGGCTGGGCCTCTGGGTCATCCGTCAGGTGGTCGAGGCCCACCATGGGCACATCCGCATCGAGGAGACGCCAGGTGGGGGCGCGACGTTCCACGTCCACGTGCCACGCCATGGTCCGCTCGCGCCCTCCGGCCTGTCCGCGTCCGAGGTGCCCGGGGGCAAGGGCCGCGACGTGGTGAACTGA
- a CDS encoding glycoside hydrolase family 44 protein, with amino-acid sequence MNAQQWCHDVWVGLSRTLRGARPSTPWLAGWMVLFSVPGFAQTTITIDAGANRRGISPNIYGVAHATQAQLSELNSPLNRNGGNASSRYNWEQNASNRGQDWYFESLAHEGAEPGGEVDEFIASTRAAGAQPAVTIPMVGWAARLGPNRSRLASFSILKYGPQTSSDSVWFPDAGNGIRLLDGEFVVNDPNDANTPVDPDFQAGWLQHLRAQWGTAAQGGVRLFAMDNEPSLWYSNHRDVHPVGATLEEVRDKHIAYASMVKSVEPNALVMGPEEWGWSGYFYSGYDQQYANEREEYTEFPDREAHGDVDYLPWWLGELRRHEQATGRRLLDIFTVHYYPQGGEFSTNVTSAMQLRRNRSTRSLWDPNYVDETWINDKVSLIPRLKGWVQSYYPGTKVGITEYNWGAENHINGAIAQADVLGIFGREGLDYGIRWETPAESTPTFKAMKLYRNYDGKKSAFGDLSVSCTVPNPDQLSAFAAERSSDGALTVMVLNKALTDTAAISLQLARFNAGAISQRWQLTSANTITRLTDVSVSGGRLSTTVPASSITLFVIPVKTVTNQPPVARITATPSTGSAPLLVSFNGAASTDPDGTITSYVWNFGDGQQGSGATVTHSYTAPGNYTATLTVKDSGGASASTTVAITVTTTSSSLAAPTNFYAVASGSDVTMRWKDNSEDEDGFILERAEETWPLVFEIIGRTGANTTVFVDSDVPVGEYVYRARAFSGTDVSAYSNQDGADVQ; translated from the coding sequence ATGAATGCGCAGCAGTGGTGCCATGACGTGTGGGTGGGATTGTCCCGTACGCTCCGGGGGGCGAGGCCTTCCACGCCATGGCTCGCGGGATGGATGGTCCTCTTCTCCGTTCCCGGCTTTGCCCAGACGACCATCACCATCGACGCGGGCGCCAACCGGCGCGGCATCAGTCCCAACATTTATGGTGTGGCCCATGCCACCCAGGCGCAACTGAGCGAACTCAATTCTCCACTCAATCGTAACGGAGGCAACGCCTCCTCCCGTTACAATTGGGAGCAGAACGCCTCCAACCGGGGCCAGGACTGGTATTTCGAGAGTCTGGCCCACGAGGGCGCGGAGCCGGGGGGCGAGGTGGATGAGTTCATCGCCAGCACCCGGGCGGCGGGAGCGCAACCGGCCGTCACCATTCCCATGGTGGGCTGGGCGGCGCGTCTGGGTCCCAATCGCTCGCGGCTGGCCAGCTTCTCCATCTTGAAGTACGGCCCGCAGACGTCGAGCGACTCCGTGTGGTTCCCCGACGCCGGCAATGGCATCCGGCTGTTGGATGGCGAGTTCGTGGTCAATGATCCCAATGACGCCAACACGCCCGTGGATCCGGACTTCCAGGCGGGGTGGCTCCAACACCTCCGCGCGCAGTGGGGCACGGCGGCCCAGGGAGGCGTCCGCCTCTTCGCCATGGATAACGAGCCCAGCCTCTGGTACTCCAACCACCGCGATGTGCACCCCGTCGGCGCGACCCTCGAGGAGGTGCGTGACAAGCACATCGCCTATGCCTCCATGGTCAAGAGCGTGGAGCCCAATGCCCTCGTGATGGGTCCCGAGGAGTGGGGCTGGAGCGGCTACTTCTACAGCGGCTATGACCAGCAGTATGCCAACGAGCGGGAGGAGTACACCGAGTTCCCCGATCGCGAAGCGCACGGCGACGTGGACTATCTGCCGTGGTGGCTCGGGGAGCTGCGCCGGCACGAGCAGGCCACGGGCCGCCGGCTGTTGGATATCTTCACCGTGCACTACTACCCGCAGGGTGGCGAGTTCAGCACGAACGTCACCTCCGCCATGCAGTTGCGGCGCAACCGCTCCACGCGCTCGCTGTGGGATCCAAACTACGTGGACGAGACGTGGATCAATGACAAGGTCTCGCTCATCCCCCGGCTCAAGGGCTGGGTGCAGAGCTACTATCCCGGCACGAAGGTGGGCATCACCGAGTACAACTGGGGCGCGGAAAACCACATCAACGGAGCCATCGCGCAGGCGGACGTGCTCGGCATCTTCGGCCGCGAGGGATTGGACTATGGCATCCGCTGGGAGACTCCCGCGGAGAGCACGCCCACCTTCAAGGCGATGAAGCTCTACCGCAACTACGACGGCAAGAAGTCGGCCTTCGGAGATCTGAGCGTGTCGTGCACCGTGCCCAACCCGGATCAGCTGTCGGCGTTCGCCGCCGAGCGCTCGTCCGATGGGGCCCTCACCGTCATGGTGCTCAACAAGGCGCTGACGGACACGGCGGCGATCTCGCTCCAGCTCGCCCGCTTCAACGCGGGGGCCATCAGCCAGCGCTGGCAGCTCACGTCGGCCAACACCATCACCCGGCTGACGGACGTGTCCGTGTCCGGCGGACGGCTGAGCACCACGGTGCCGGCTTCGAGCATCACCCTGTTCGTCATTCCCGTGAAGACCGTCACCAATCAGCCGCCCGTGGCCCGCATCACGGCCACGCCCTCGACGGGGTCGGCCCCGCTGCTGGTGAGCTTCAACGGCGCGGCCTCCACGGATCCCGACGGAACGATCACCTCGTATGTCTGGAACTTCGGTGATGGACAGCAGGGCAGCGGCGCCACGGTGACCCACAGCTATACCGCGCCGGGCAATTACACCGCGACGCTCACGGTGAAGGACTCGGGCGGCGCCAGCGCCTCCACCACCGTGGCCATCACCGTGACCACGACCAGCTCCTCGCTGGCCGCTCCGACCAACTTCTACGCCGTGGCCTCGGGTTCGGACGTGACCATGCGCTGGAAGGACAACTCGGAGGACGAGGATGGCTTCATCCTCGAGCGCGCGGAGGAGACCTGGCCCCTGGTGTTCGAGATCATCGGACGGACGGGCGCCAACACGACCGTGTTCGTGGATTCGGACGTGCCCGTGGGCGAGTACGTGTACCGGGCCAGGGCCTTCTCGGGCACGGATGTCTCCGCGTACTCCAATCAGGACGGCGCCGACGTGCAATGA